Genomic window (Candidatus Polarisedimenticolaceae bacterium):
GCTCGTCAGTATCTCCGGAGGGAGAGTGGAAACGGAGGGTCGATGCTTTACGGCTTCCACAAGTTCTTGAACCCTCTCCAACCAACCCTTTCCAGATCCAAGTACGACCTCTCGGATGTAGCCTTCCCGATCCACAATCCAAGTGCAGGGAAGTGCCCTGAGCCTTAGGTGTTCCCCACCGAGCAGCACGGGGAACGAGTATTCCTTCCGGAACTCCTTGAGGAACTCCGCAATCGCCGGCAGATCTCGATCCATATTTACGCTCACAAATGCCAGAGAAGCGTCCCTACGGACCTTTCTGAAAAGTTTCTGGACGTCCGGGAAACCATCGATACATGGACTGCACCATGCAGCCCATTGCACCACTATCAGAACTCGTCCACCAAAATCACGATCCGTGAACTCGCGTCCATTCAGGTCACGCCATGCGAACGGCCCAATTGGATCAAACAAGCCCTTGTATTGCCTCTCTACATCTGGACCTTTAGCCACAAGCGATGAATCGGTGGTCCCTTGGCCAGCAAGGCAAGGTCGTGACGGGCAAATCATCGCCAGCAAGATTGGAAGTATGCAAACAGTGATGGCTGCGGTGCGCTCACGCATGGTGCGGCTCCTGACAACTCAGAGCCCTCAAACTGACCGGCGAAGTATCTCACCGCTCCGTGCCGACGCAACTACGAAAACTGTTAAGACTTTGCGACGTCGCCGAGTTCGCCTGCTCCCTCGTCAAGCTTGCCTCAACCAGCGGAAGAGCTCGGGGATCGACGGGCGCTTGCCGTACATGAGCAGGCCGGTGCGGAAGATGCGGGCGGCGAAGCGCAGGAGCACGAAGACCCAGCCCACCAGTAGCGCCAGCGTCAGGACGATCTCCCACCAAGGCACGCCGCCGGTGCCGATGCGAAACATCATCGTCGAAGGGGACGTGATCGGGATGTAGGAGAGGATCCGGGCGGTGGTCCCGTGCGGCTCGCGCAGGAGCACCGCGGAAAACCATAGCGGCGAGACGGCGCCGATCACCCACAGCATCCCGTACTGCTGCATGTCCCGGGCCGTCGTGCCGATGACGCCGGTCGCGGACATGAGCGTGCCGTAGAGCAGGAAGCCGAGCACGAAGTACGCGAGGCAGAGGATGACGGTCATCGGCGAGAGCGCGAGCCCGGCGACGAGCGCCGCCGCGGGGACGACCGCCATCATCAGCCAGATCGCGAGCTGGAGGAGCCCGGCCGCGCCAAGCCCGAGGAGCTTCCCCATCAGGAGCGAGCGCGCGTCGATCGACGAGAGGATGATCTCGATGACGCGGGTCTCCTTCTCCTCGCTCACCCCCTGGATCATGGTGCCGCCGCTCGCGACGATGGAGATCGCGAGCAGGATCACGAACGCGAACGGTACGCCGAGGCGGCGGATTTTCTCGCCGAGTCCGCTCTCCGTCCAGGTTCCGTCGGGCCGCTTGAGGAGCGTCGTGGCGTCGACCGGGTTAAGGATCCGCTCCGCCACCTCCGGCGGGAGATGGTCGGCGGTCAGACTGCGCACGAGCAGGAGACGCAGCGGGACCATCGCGAGCTTCCCCTCGGACACGATCGACTCGCTCGGGTCGTACGCCGTGATCTTCCCGGTCGCGACGTAGTCCTTGGGGATCACGTAGAGCGCCCCGACCTCCTTGCGCGCCATGGCCGCGAGCGCCGCTTGCTCGTCATCGAACGGGATGAACTGCGTGCCGCTCAGCAGCGACTTCGCCATCGCGGCCCCATCGCCCCCCGCCTTGCCGGACATGGCGAGGACGCGATCGATCGCCTCCTTCGCCTCGTGCGGCGCCTCCGCCAGCGGCGAGGTCGGGCCGGCCTCGAAGCGCACGATCCCCGCGTGATCGACGATCGCCGCCTTGCCGACCGGCTTGTCGAGCTTGGCCCCGGCCGAGGCGATGAGGAAGATGAGCCCCGCGTAGAGGCCCACGAAGACGGGCATACCGAACGTCGGGATCAGCCAGCCGGGGCGCTTCACCGTGCTCAGGAACTCCCGCCGGAAGACGACGCCGACCTTCCCCTTCATGCGGCCGCCCCTTCTCGCGTCGCGACGTGGACGAAGATCTCCTCGAGCGGCGTCGGCGCCGCCTCGAAGCGCGCCACCGTGCAGCCGGCGCCCAGCGCCTCGCGGAGATACGTCTCGGGCGTGACGGCGGGATCGAGCGTGAGGCGCAGCTCCCCGCCGACCGTCTCCGACGCGAGCACGCCGGGGACCGATGCGAGCGGCCCCTCGCCGTCCACCACGACGACGTTGCCGCGCCCGCTCGCCGCCCGGATCTCGGCGGCGTACTTCTTCTTGATCTCGCGCACCGTGCCGTAGAGGACGCGCTTGCCGCGATCGATCATGACGATCCGGTCACACAGCTCCTCGACCTGATCCATCTGGTGCGTCGAGAGCACGACGAGGCGCCCGTCGCGCTTCAGGCCGTGGATGATCTCCTTGACCATGCGCGCGTTCAGCGGATCGAGGCCGGAGAACGGCTCGTCGAGCACGACGACCTCGGGGTCGTGGAGGAGCGTGCCGACGATCTGGACCTTCTGCTGCATCCCCTTCGAGAGCGCGTCGACGCGCTTCTTGCCCCACTCGCCGAGGCCCACGCGGTCGAGCGCGTCCTGCGCCTTCTTCTTCACACCCGGCCCCGTCATCCCCTTGAGGCGGGCGAAGTAGTCGAGCACGTCGAGCACCTTCTGCTTCCGGTAGAGGCCGCGCTCCTCCGGGAGATACCCGACGCGGTCGTGATCGGCCTCTTGCGACGGCCGGCCGCTGACGAGGATCCGGCCCGAGTCGGGCCGGAGGATGTCCATCGCCATCCGGATGAACGTGCTCTTGCCGGCGCCGTTCGGACCGAGGAGGCCGAAGATCTCCCCGCCCTGCACCTCGAACGAGACGCGATCGACGGCGACCTTTCCGTCGTAAGCTTTGGAGACATCTTCCGCTGAGAGTGACGGCATCCGCGGATTATAAGGGGCCGGCCATGCCATAATCCGGCCCGCCGGCCCCGAGGGGCAGGTGCCACCCGGAGACCTCCCGCATGAGCCCGATCGCTCGCCGTTTCGCTGCCTTCACTCTTCTTGCCGCCGGACTCACGGCCTGCGGCGGCGGGGGCTCCGGCTCCAAGGAGGCGGCGACGCCTCCTCCTGCCGCGCCTGCCGCCGGAAACGCTCAGGCCGCCGCCGCGCCTTCGGGCGATGCGATCCTCATCGGCCACTTCGGCTCGATGACCGGATCCGAGGCGACGTTCGGCCAGTCGACCGACAACGGGATCCGGCTCGCGATCAAGGAAGTGAACGCCGCCGGTGGCGTGAAGGGCCGGCCGATCGCGATCAAGACCTACGACGATCAGGGCAAGAGCCAGGAGGCCGGGACGGCGGTCACGCGTCTCATCACGGACGACAAGGTCGCCGCGGTCCTGGGCGAGGTCGCCTCGTCGCTCTCGCTCGCCGGCGGGCGCGTCGCCCAGCAGTACGGCGTCCCGATGATCTCCCCCTCCTCGACGAACCCCAAGGTCACGCAGATCGGCGACATGGTCTTCCGCGTCTGCTTCCTCGACCCGTTCCAGGGATGGGTCGAGGCGAAGTTCGCGCGCGAGAACCTCAAGGCGCAGAAGGCCGCGATCCTCTACGACCAGGCGCAGGCGTACTCCAAGGGTCTCGCCGACTTCTTCAAGGACGCCTTCGAGAAGATGGGCGGCACGATCACGACGCAACAGGCGTACACCGGCGGCGACCAGGACTTCTCGGCCCAGCTCACGACGATCCGCGGGACCAACCCCGACGTCATCCTCGTCCCCGGCTACTACACCGACGCCGGCAACATCTCGATCCAGGTGCGCAAGCTCGGCATCACCGTGCCCCTGATCGGCGGCGACGGCTGGGACAGCACGCAGCTCGAGGCGATCGGCAAGGACGCGATCGAGGGGAGCTACTACTCGAACCACTACTCCTTCCAGGAGAACCGGCCCGAGGTGAAGAACTTCGTCGAGAAGTACAAGGCCGACTACGGCAAGGTCCCCGACGGCCTCGCCGCGCTCGGCTACGACGCCGCGCGCCTCCTCTTCGACGCGATGAATCGCGCCTCCGCTCTCGACGGAAAGACGCTCGCCGCCGCGATCGCCGCGACGAAGGATTTCAACGGCGTGACCGGGTCGATCACCATGGACGCGAACCGCGACGCGCGGAAGTCCGCCGTCATCGTCCAGGTGAAGGGCGGCATGCCGGTCTTCGTCACGAAGATCGAGCCGCCGAAGTAGAGCGGTCCCCGAAGCCTCTCGCCCGTGACGAAGTTCCTCCAGACGTTGATGGACGGCATCGCCGTCGGGAGCCTGTACGCGCTCATCGCGCTGGGCTACACAATGGTGTACGGCATCCTCCAGTTCATCAACTTCGCGCACTCCGACATCTTCGTCCTCGGCGCGTGGATCTCGTACACGATCGCGGTCGCGCTCGGTTACGCCGCGGCGACGACCTCGCCGCCCGCGTGGGAGAGCCTCCTCATCATCCTCGCGGCGATGGCGACCTGCGGCGCCGTCGGCTTCACGATCGAGCGGCTCGCCTATCGCCCTCTTCGCAAGGCGCCGCGCCTCAACGTGCTCATCACCGCGATCGGCGTCTCGCTCTTCCTCCAGAACGTCGGCCAGCTCAAGTGGTTCTTCGGCACGCAGCCGCAGCGGATGCCCGCGGTCCTGGACGACCGGATCCTCGGCTCGCTCGCGGGCGTGCAGATCCACTCGGTCGATCTCATCGGCGCGGCGACGGCGCTCGGCCTCATGGTCGTCCTCGACTGGCTCATCTTCCGGACGCGCCTCGGCCGCGCGATGCGCGCGGTGAGCCACGACATCGCGGTCGCGTCGCTCATGGGGATCAACGTCGACGCGGTCATCTCGTTCACCTTCGTCCTCGGGTCGTCGCTCGCCGCGGCCGCCGGGTTCCTCTACGCGATGAAGTACCCCGGCCTGAACCAGCCCGCCCACGCGACGTGGGTACTCCTCGGCCTCAAGGCGTTCGTCGCGGCGGTCATCGGCGGGATCGGCAACATCCGCGGCGCCATGCTCGGCGGCATCCTCATCGGGTTCATCGAGCTGTTCGGTGCGGCCTACCTCTCGCCGCACCTGCGCGACATCTACGTCTTCTCCATCCTCATCCTCGTGCTGCTCGTCCGTCCCACCGGGATCCTCGGCAAGCCCGTCGCGGAGAAGGTGTGATCAAGGCGGCGGTGCCGGTCCTGATCGGCGTGGCGCTCGCCGTGCTCGTCCAGCTCGCCGCCGGGCCGATCATCGGCCCCTTCGCGGCCAAGCTCCTCATGGACATCGGGATCAACGTCATCCTCGCGGTGTCCTTGAACCTCGTGAACGGCTTCACCGGCCAGTTCTCGATCGGCCATGCCGGCTTCATGGCGGTCGGCGGCTACACCGCGGGCTGCATCACCTACTACGGCTCGTTCCTGCTCTTCGGCAACACGCAGGTGCAGCCCGGCTGGCTCTCGCACGGCGATCTCCTCTTCCTCGGTGGCTGTCTCGCCGGCGCGGTCGTCGCGGCGATCGCCGGCATCATCGTCGGGCTTCCATCGCTGCGACTCCGAGGTGACTACCTCGCGATCGTGACCCTGGGCTTCGGCGAGATCCTTCGCGTCATGCTCCAACGCACCGGCGACGTCCTCGGAACGGCCGACGAGGTGCACAAGGCCAGCGTCGGCACTTTGGCGACGAGCCTCGGCGGCTCGCTCGGCTTCTCGGGAATCCCCTATTACACCGATCTCTTCTGGATCTACACCTTCGTCACGATCACGCTCGTCGTCGCGCTCCGCCTCAAGTTCTCGAGCTACGGGCGCGCGTTCCTCTCGGTGAGGGAGAACGAGATCGCGGCCGAAGCGGTCGGCATCAACACGACGCGACTGAAGGTGAGAGCGTTCGTCCTCGCGGCCGCGTTCGCCGGTATCGCCGGCGGCCTCTTCGCTCACGAAGTGGGCACTTCACTCAACCCCAGAGAGCTCGGCTTCCAGAAATCGTTCGACATCGTGATCATGGTCGTCCTCGGCGGCATGGGCTCCGTCTCCGGCGCGGTCCTCGCCGCGATCGTGCTCACGCTCCTGCCGGAAGCGCTGCGCAGCTTCTCCGAGTTCCGGATGCCGATCTACGCGCTCGCCCTCATCCTCATGATGATCCTGCGCCCGCAGGGGATCCTCGGCCTCAGAGAACTGTGGGAGCTGTCGTGGTTCCCGAAGCGCAAGACGAAGCCGACCGAGAAGGCGGCAGCATGAGCGGCCTCCTCGACGTCAAAGGCGCGGGCATCTCCTTCGGCGGCCTCAAGGCCGTCCAGGATTTCACGCTCGCGATCCCGAAGGGCGCGCTCTACGGCCTCATCGGCCCCAACGGCGCCGGCAAGACGACGGTCTTCAACATCCTGACCGGCGTCTACCGCCCCGACACGGGAACGATCCGCCTCGACGGAAGAGACTTGCTCGGCTTCAAGCCGCATCAGATCGCGGCGTCGGGGATGTCGCGCACCTTCCAGAACATCCGCCTCTTCTCCAACCTCTCAGTGCTCGACAACGTCCGCATCGCCTGCCACGTCCGGGGCAAGCACTCGTTCCTGAGAACGATCCTCCGCACCGGCGGCCAGCGCGCCGAGGAGCGCAAGATCCTCGACCGCTCGATGAACCTGCTGCGCCTCTTCGACCTCGAGGACCGCGCCCACGAAGAAGCGCGCTCGCTCCCCTACGGCGACCAGCGCCGCCTCGAGATCGCGCGCGCCCTCGCGACCGAGCCCAAGGTCGTCCTTCTCGACGAGCCCGCGGCCGGCATGAACCCCAAGGAGACGCACGCGCTCGCCGCTCTCATCAAGCGGTTGCGCGACGAGTTCGGCGTGACGATCCTGCTCATCGAGCACGACATGGGCCTCGTCATGAAGATCTGCGACCGCATCATGGTTCTCGACTACGGCATCACGATCGCCCAGGGCGAGCCCGCCGACATCCAGAAGAACCCGCGCGTCATCGAGGCCTACCTCGGCCAGGCCACGGAGGCCTGACCGTGGCGCCGCTCCTCACGATCGAGAGCCTCCACGTTCGCTATGGCGCGATCAGCGCCCTCCACGGCATCTCGATCACCGTCGAGCCCGGCGAGATCGTCACCCTCATCGGCGCGAACGGCGCCGGCAAATCGACCACGCTCCGCGCGGTGAGCGGCCTCTGCAAGTGCACCGGCGGCAAGATCGTCTTCGACGGCCACGATCTCGCCGGTCTCCCGCCGCACAAGATCCTCCGCCTCGGCCTCGCCCAGGTCCCCGAAGGCCGCGGCATCTTCCCGAACCTCACCGTCGACGAGAACCTCGACCTCGGTGCTTTCGTGCGGAAGTCGAAGCGAGAGGTCGCGGAAGATCGCGACCGCGTGTTCACGTTGTTTCCCCGCCTGAAGGAACGCATCGCGCAGCGCGCCGGCACGCTCTCAGGCGGCGAGCAGCAGATGCTCGCGATCGGCCGCGCGCTTCTGGCGCGCCCACGCCTCCTCCTCTTGGACGAGCCCTCGCTCGGCCTCGCCCCGCAGCTCGTCCAGACGATCTTCAAGATCATCCGCGAGATCAACGCCTCCGGCACGACGATCTTCCTCGTCGAGCAGAACGCGCACATGGCGCTTCAAGTTGCCCATCGCGCCTACGTGCTCGAGGTCGGAAACGTCGTCATGCAGGGTGACGCGAAGACGCTCGCCGCCTCGGATGAAGTGAAGAAGGCGTATCTGGGGATTGCGTAGTCCTACGCCGTCCTCCGCATGCGCACCCGCGCCCACTTCACGAGCAGGAAGCCGAGCGTCGCAATGACGAGCCACGGGATGATGCACGCGAGGAAGTAGATCGTTCCGGCGACGGACGTCAGAAACGTGTCCTCCGCGTCGTGCAACGCACGACCGATCGCAGCGAAGCGACTGGGAGCGGGCGTGGTGTCGGTGGGCATCAGCTCCACCGTCAGCGTGGCCATTGCGACGCGGCCTTCGTAGAAGTGCTGCGTCCCTTCGATCTCCTCGATCTCGCCGACGACGCGCTCGAGCTCCTTCTCGGCGTCGATCACGTCGGAGAGCTTGCCGGTTCGGGTGGCAAGGATTCCGTGCAGGCGCTCTTCCGTGCCGCGCTTGGCACGCAGCCGCGTCGCCAGGTCGAAGTACGACTTCGAGACGTCCTCGGTCGTCACGGTCTCGAGCGTGACCTTTCCCAAGGCGCGCAGCGATTCGAGCGTCGACGACACGCGCTTCGTCGGGATGCGCATGGCGAGCGTCGCGAAGGGCGTTCCGTTCACGTTGCGGCCGGCGTTGGCGTTGCCGATGAATCCCCCGGCGCCGTCGGCCAAGACCTGTACCTCACGCGCCGCCGATTCGACGTCCTTGACCTCGAGCTTCAGTCCGCCGGTCATCGCCAGCATCGGGTCCGGAGAGCCGGACGATTTCGCGGCGTCGCGTGGGGGAGGGGCCGCAGCCGCCCCTATGTAGCCGAGCGACGCGAGCCTGCCTACGTCCTTGGCTTCGAGCGCCATGTCCGCCTGACGCCTCGCGAGGAGGGGCGCGGACCGGTTGCAGGCCATGGCGGCGAAACCGATCACAACCAGAACGAGCGCGAGCCTTGTTTTCATGCGAGTCCTCCCGCGGCGCCCCGGGTTCGTGGGGGTTGGCGCCGCGAACGATGGGTTGGACAGCGGCGGGGCAGGAAGGTTCCCGGCGAGTGCTGGGCCATCCTCGATGCTACGGCGGCTCGAGCGCCGCCTGGGACGCCGGAGCCTCACGACCGCGGTGATTTCACCTCAGCGCGACGCGTTGTGGCGAGGTAGACGATCACGCCGATCGCTCCGACGGCTCCGGCGACCATGAGCGGCAACCCCGGCTCTCGCGTATACAACCATCCGCCGAATGCGCCCGCCGGTACGACGAGCAGGTTCCGGATCGTGTAGTACACGCCGACCGATCGGGCGCGATGCGCGGGGTCGGAGAGATCGACGATCATCGCCTTGCGCGCGGGCTCGCCCATCTCCTTCAAGCCGCCGACGACGAACGCGGCAACGAGAGCGGGCCAGCCGTGCGCGAAGCGGACGGCGACGGGGAACGCCGCGAACGCGACGAACGTCGCCGCGACGAGCGGCCGGCGTCCCGTGAGATCGGCGAGTCGTCCCATCGGCAGGTACATGACGATCGCGACGGACTGCTGGATCGCGTAGAGCACGCCGAACGCCGCGGCCGATCGTCCGAGCGGGCCGGTGACGTAGAGAACGATGAACGACGCCGCGATCCCCTCGCCGATCCTCACGAGCGCGTCGGCGGCGAGGAGGCGCTTGAGCGACGGCGCCATGCGCTGCCACACGACGCGCGCGGAGGATCGGTCGGCGGCCGTGGTGGCTTCCGCGTCGGCGAAGCCGATCTGCTGCGCGAGGAGCACGAGCGCCGCGATCGTGATCGAGGCGAGGAGCGCCGCGCGCACGCCCGCGACGACACCGAGGGCGACGATGAGCGCGCCGCCGATCGGGGCGCCGATGACTCTCGGGACGCGGACGAGGACCGACTGGACGGCGAAGGCGACCGACCGACGCTCCTTGGGGAGGGCGTCGCCGACGACCGCGAACGTCGTCGGGAACGCGCCGGACTTCCACGCCATGACGAGGAAAAGGCCGGCGATCACGGCCGGGCCGGTCCCCGCCACGGCGTAGACGACGTAGCCGAGCATGGCGATCGCCGTCATGAGCATGAGCGCGCGCTTGCGGCCGAACCGGTCGGCGAGCCAACCTCCGGGGTACTGGTAGAGGCCGTCCAGGAGGTCCCGCACGGAGGCGAACGCCCCGATCGTCCGTCCCCCCGCGCCGAGGGCGGCGATGTACTTGGGTAGGAACTGTTGCCACAGCTCCTCGGCCATCGACAGGCCGAAGATGCTCCCGGCGAGGACGGCGACGTTCCGGGACCTAGGCATTTTCGTGGCGATCCTAAACGTTTGGGCCGGTTTCCGGGTCTCTATGACGTATGGGCAAAGAGACGCGGGCCTTGCGATAATCCCCGGACCCATGGCTCGCGTTCTCACTCGGTGGGTGGTGGCATGTGCCGCTCTGGCGGCCGTTAGTGCC
Coding sequences:
- a CDS encoding ABC transporter ATP-binding protein, which encodes MAPLLTIESLHVRYGAISALHGISITVEPGEIVTLIGANGAGKSTTLRAVSGLCKCTGGKIVFDGHDLAGLPPHKILRLGLAQVPEGRGIFPNLTVDENLDLGAFVRKSKREVAEDRDRVFTLFPRLKERIAQRAGTLSGGEQQMLAIGRALLARPRLLLLDEPSLGLAPQLVQTIFKIIREINASGTTIFLVEQNAHMALQVAHRAYVLEVGNVVMQGDAKTLAASDEVKKAYLGIA
- a CDS encoding DUF4349 domain-containing protein, producing MKTRLALVLVVIGFAAMACNRSAPLLARRQADMALEAKDVGRLASLGYIGAAAAPPPRDAAKSSGSPDPMLAMTGGLKLEVKDVESAAREVQVLADGAGGFIGNANAGRNVNGTPFATLAMRIPTKRVSSTLESLRALGKVTLETVTTEDVSKSYFDLATRLRAKRGTEERLHGILATRTGKLSDVIDAEKELERVVGEIEEIEGTQHFYEGRVAMATLTVELMPTDTTPAPSRFAAIGRALHDAEDTFLTSVAGTIYFLACIIPWLVIATLGFLLVKWARVRMRRTA
- a CDS encoding MFS transporter — translated: MPRSRNVAVLAGSIFGLSMAEELWQQFLPKYIAALGAGGRTIGAFASVRDLLDGLYQYPGGWLADRFGRKRALMLMTAIAMLGYVVYAVAGTGPAVIAGLFLVMAWKSGAFPTTFAVVGDALPKERRSVAFAVQSVLVRVPRVIGAPIGGALIVALGVVAGVRAALLASITIAALVLLAQQIGFADAEATTAADRSSARVVWQRMAPSLKRLLAADALVRIGEGIAASFIVLYVTGPLGRSAAAFGVLYAIQQSVAIVMYLPMGRLADLTGRRPLVAATFVAFAAFPVAVRFAHGWPALVAAFVVGGLKEMGEPARKAMIVDLSDPAHRARSVGVYYTIRNLLVVPAGAFGGWLYTREPGLPLMVAGAVGAIGVIVYLATTRRAEVKSPRS
- a CDS encoding ABC transporter ATP-binding protein, producing MSGLLDVKGAGISFGGLKAVQDFTLAIPKGALYGLIGPNGAGKTTVFNILTGVYRPDTGTIRLDGRDLLGFKPHQIAASGMSRTFQNIRLFSNLSVLDNVRIACHVRGKHSFLRTILRTGGQRAEERKILDRSMNLLRLFDLEDRAHEEARSLPYGDQRRLEIARALATEPKVVLLDEPAAGMNPKETHALAALIKRLRDEFGVTILLIEHDMGLVMKICDRIMVLDYGITIAQGEPADIQKNPRVIEAYLGQATEA
- a CDS encoding ABC transporter permease, with product MKGKVGVVFRREFLSTVKRPGWLIPTFGMPVFVGLYAGLIFLIASAGAKLDKPVGKAAIVDHAGIVRFEAGPTSPLAEAPHEAKEAIDRVLAMSGKAGGDGAAMAKSLLSGTQFIPFDDEQAALAAMARKEVGALYVIPKDYVATGKITAYDPSESIVSEGKLAMVPLRLLLVRSLTADHLPPEVAERILNPVDATTLLKRPDGTWTESGLGEKIRRLGVPFAFVILLAISIVASGGTMIQGVSEEKETRVIEIILSSIDARSLLMGKLLGLGAAGLLQLAIWLMMAVVPAAALVAGLALSPMTVILCLAYFVLGFLLYGTLMSATGVIGTTARDMQQYGMLWVIGAVSPLWFSAVLLREPHGTTARILSYIPITSPSTMMFRIGTGGVPWWEIVLTLALLVGWVFVLLRFAARIFRTGLLMYGKRPSIPELFRWLRQA
- a CDS encoding branched-chain amino acid ABC transporter permease gives rise to the protein MTKFLQTLMDGIAVGSLYALIALGYTMVYGILQFINFAHSDIFVLGAWISYTIAVALGYAAATTSPPAWESLLIILAAMATCGAVGFTIERLAYRPLRKAPRLNVLITAIGVSLFLQNVGQLKWFFGTQPQRMPAVLDDRILGSLAGVQIHSVDLIGAATALGLMVVLDWLIFRTRLGRAMRAVSHDIAVASLMGINVDAVISFTFVLGSSLAAAAGFLYAMKYPGLNQPAHATWVLLGLKAFVAAVIGGIGNIRGAMLGGILIGFIELFGAAYLSPHLRDIYVFSILILVLLVRPTGILGKPVAEKV
- a CDS encoding branched-chain amino acid ABC transporter permease; this translates as MIKAAVPVLIGVALAVLVQLAAGPIIGPFAAKLLMDIGINVILAVSLNLVNGFTGQFSIGHAGFMAVGGYTAGCITYYGSFLLFGNTQVQPGWLSHGDLLFLGGCLAGAVVAAIAGIIVGLPSLRLRGDYLAIVTLGFGEILRVMLQRTGDVLGTADEVHKASVGTLATSLGGSLGFSGIPYYTDLFWIYTFVTITLVVALRLKFSSYGRAFLSVRENEIAAEAVGINTTRLKVRAFVLAAAFAGIAGGLFAHEVGTSLNPRELGFQKSFDIVIMVVLGGMGSVSGAVLAAIVLTLLPEALRSFSEFRMPIYALALILMMILRPQGILGLRELWELSWFPKRKTKPTEKAAA
- a CDS encoding ATP-binding cassette domain-containing protein — protein: MPSLSAEDVSKAYDGKVAVDRVSFEVQGGEIFGLLGPNGAGKSTFIRMAMDILRPDSGRILVSGRPSQEADHDRVGYLPEERGLYRKQKVLDVLDYFARLKGMTGPGVKKKAQDALDRVGLGEWGKKRVDALSKGMQQKVQIVGTLLHDPEVVVLDEPFSGLDPLNARMVKEIIHGLKRDGRLVVLSTHQMDQVEELCDRIVMIDRGKRVLYGTVREIKKKYAAEIRAASGRGNVVVVDGEGPLASVPGVLASETVGGELRLTLDPAVTPETYLREALGAGCTVARFEAAPTPLEEIFVHVATREGAAA
- a CDS encoding ABC transporter substrate-binding protein, with amino-acid sequence MSPIARRFAAFTLLAAGLTACGGGGSGSKEAATPPPAAPAAGNAQAAAAPSGDAILIGHFGSMTGSEATFGQSTDNGIRLAIKEVNAAGGVKGRPIAIKTYDDQGKSQEAGTAVTRLITDDKVAAVLGEVASSLSLAGGRVAQQYGVPMISPSSTNPKVTQIGDMVFRVCFLDPFQGWVEAKFARENLKAQKAAILYDQAQAYSKGLADFFKDAFEKMGGTITTQQAYTGGDQDFSAQLTTIRGTNPDVILVPGYYTDAGNISIQVRKLGITVPLIGGDGWDSTQLEAIGKDAIEGSYYSNHYSFQENRPEVKNFVEKYKADYGKVPDGLAALGYDAARLLFDAMNRASALDGKTLAAAIAATKDFNGVTGSITMDANRDARKSAVIVQVKGGMPVFVTKIEPPK